The proteins below are encoded in one region of Sulfitobacter sp. SK012:
- the xdhA gene encoding xanthine dehydrogenase small subunit: protein MDITFLLNGESVSLHDISPTTTVLDWLRERRGLTGTKEACREGDCGACTVMISDEAGNRALNGCILFMPQVHGKHITTVEGLAEADGTLHPAQTAMIDHHGSQCGFCTPGFVVSMATAQLNGNDDHDTQLAGNLCRCTGYAPIIRAAEELAQAPVPPHLASLPQNLPVVEGAAAPTHPESGDALAEWYAANPDATLIAGATDVGLWVTKQFRDLGSVAFLNRCSDLSGIKDEGDHWHIGATTTITDLEQHFAPHFPSLAAMLRRYGSVQVRNAATIGGNIANGSPIGDGAPALIAMNATLHLRHGNTRRSMPLEDFFITYGKQDRAKGEFVEAVSVPKQPDTLRCYKLSKRFDQDISAVCACLNITRDGDNITQARLAYGGMAGTPKRASQTEAVLTGQSFSEETFRAAMQALAEDFQPLDDMRASAEYRLKSAQNLLLRYYLEATGTQTDLHLVMS from the coding sequence ATGGACATCACGTTTCTTCTGAACGGAGAGAGTGTGTCACTTCACGACATATCCCCCACGACAACGGTGCTCGACTGGCTGCGTGAAAGACGCGGGCTTACTGGCACCAAGGAAGCATGCCGTGAAGGCGACTGCGGAGCGTGCACCGTGATGATTTCGGACGAAGCAGGCAACCGCGCGCTCAATGGCTGCATCCTGTTTATGCCGCAAGTCCACGGCAAGCATATCACCACCGTCGAAGGATTGGCCGAGGCTGATGGCACCTTGCATCCCGCCCAGACCGCGATGATCGACCACCACGGCAGCCAATGTGGGTTTTGCACGCCCGGTTTTGTGGTTTCGATGGCCACGGCGCAGCTTAACGGAAATGACGATCACGACACACAGCTTGCTGGCAACCTTTGCCGCTGCACTGGCTACGCCCCCATCATTCGCGCCGCCGAAGAGTTAGCCCAAGCACCCGTTCCTCCACATCTGGCTTCGCTGCCTCAAAACTTGCCTGTGGTGGAAGGTGCAGCGGCACCTACCCACCCAGAAAGTGGCGATGCGCTGGCCGAGTGGTATGCTGCAAATCCCGATGCGACGCTGATCGCTGGGGCCACCGATGTTGGCCTTTGGGTGACCAAGCAGTTCCGCGATCTGGGGTCTGTGGCTTTTCTCAACCGGTGTTCTGACCTGAGCGGCATCAAGGACGAAGGCGATCATTGGCACATCGGGGCCACCACGACGATCACTGATCTTGAGCAGCATTTTGCGCCGCATTTTCCTAGCCTTGCAGCGATGCTTCGCCGCTATGGGTCTGTGCAAGTGCGCAATGCCGCGACCATCGGCGGCAACATCGCCAATGGCTCGCCTATTGGGGATGGAGCCCCTGCGCTGATTGCGATGAATGCCACGCTACATCTGCGCCACGGGAATACCCGGCGCAGTATGCCGCTTGAGGATTTCTTTATTACTTATGGTAAACAGGACCGTGCCAAAGGCGAATTTGTCGAGGCTGTTAGCGTACCAAAACAGCCCGACACCTTGCGGTGCTACAAGCTTTCAAAACGCTTCGACCAAGATATATCTGCTGTCTGCGCTTGCCTGAACATAACCCGCGATGGCGATAATATTACGCAGGCGCGCCTCGCCTATGGCGGTATGGCCGGCACCCCAAAACGCGCATCTCAAACGGAGGCTGTCCTGACAGGCCAGTCTTTTTCGGAGGAAACGTTTCGAGCGGCGATGCAGGCCCTAGCTGAAGATTTCCAGCCCCTCGATGATATGCGCGCCTCTGCCGAATACCGTCTCAAGTCAGCGCAAAACCTGTTGCTGAGGTATTATCTGGAGGCAACGGGTACCCAAACCGACCTGCATCTGGTGATGTCATGA
- the xdhB gene encoding xanthine dehydrogenase molybdopterin binding subunit, whose translation MSVAKPLPHDAARLHVTGTARYVDDIPLPADTLHIAFGLSTIAAGTLDAVDLSAVNSAPGVVAVLTADDLPHANDVSPSNHDEPLLAMGQVHYVGQPIFMVIATSHLAARAAARLGEFAFTPATALLSIEDSLAANSRFEDGPRIYTKGDPDAAFQTAPQNLTGSIIVGGQEHFYLEGQASLALPQEGGDMVVHSSTQHPTEIQHKVAEALGTPMHSVRVEIRRMGGGFGGKESQGNALAVACAIAAARTGKPCKMRYDRDDDMIITGKRHDFRIDYTVGFDSDGRIQALDFKQYVRCGWAMDLSLPVADRAMLHADNAYHLSDVRITSHRLKTNTQSATAFRGFGGPQGVVGIERVMDHIAQHLQRDPHEVRRANYYADSAQEPSSGTLQDTQSATNAASRDAPTAKAATVQTTPYHQPVTDCVINALTDRLASSSDYVARRAAIAAWNAEHPVLKRGIALSPVKFGISFTLTHLNQAGALVHVYQDGSIHLNHGGTEMGQGLFQKIAQVAAARFGVSTDLVKITATDTGKVPNTSATAASSGTDLNGMAVQAACDTIRTRMSEHLAELHQTTPEAVHFEDGMVSIDETKITFAQAAASAYVNRVSLSATGFYKTPDIEWDRIKGRGRPFFYFSYGAAVTETVIDTLTGENRILRADILHDAGASLNPALDIGQIEGGYVQGAGWLTTEELVWDAKGVLKTHAPATYKIPSCSDRPDVFNVALWDQPNPAQTIYRSKAVGEPPLMLGISAYLALADAVAACGPNFGDLQTPATAEAVLNAVERARG comes from the coding sequence ATGAGCGTCGCAAAGCCCCTGCCCCACGACGCCGCCCGCCTTCATGTGACGGGTACCGCGCGTTATGTTGACGACATCCCTCTCCCAGCGGATACGTTGCATATTGCCTTTGGCCTCAGCACAATCGCTGCGGGCACGCTCGACGCGGTGGATTTATCGGCTGTGAATTCCGCCCCCGGTGTCGTCGCGGTTCTTACCGCCGACGATCTGCCTCACGCGAATGATGTATCACCTTCCAACCATGACGAGCCGCTGCTTGCCATGGGTCAAGTTCATTATGTCGGGCAGCCAATATTTATGGTCATTGCCACATCTCATCTTGCGGCACGGGCAGCCGCACGGTTGGGTGAATTTGCATTCACACCGGCAACAGCCCTTCTCAGCATCGAAGATTCGTTGGCTGCAAACAGCCGTTTTGAGGACGGTCCCCGCATCTATACTAAAGGTGATCCGGACGCTGCGTTTCAAACAGCACCGCAGAACTTGACCGGATCGATAATTGTTGGCGGTCAGGAACACTTTTATCTCGAAGGGCAAGCATCCCTCGCGTTGCCCCAAGAAGGTGGCGACATGGTTGTGCACAGTTCAACCCAGCACCCGACCGAAATCCAGCACAAGGTTGCCGAGGCACTGGGGACCCCAATGCACAGTGTCCGCGTCGAGATACGGCGCATGGGCGGCGGATTTGGCGGCAAAGAAAGCCAGGGCAATGCTTTGGCAGTCGCGTGCGCCATTGCTGCGGCACGCACGGGCAAGCCCTGCAAAATGCGCTATGACCGCGACGACGATATGATCATCACCGGCAAACGGCATGATTTTCGCATCGACTACACCGTCGGGTTTGACTCCGATGGACGCATCCAGGCGCTTGATTTTAAACAATATGTCCGCTGCGGTTGGGCGATGGACCTTAGCCTCCCAGTTGCTGACCGCGCCATGCTACATGCTGACAACGCTTATCATCTTAGCGATGTCCGGATCACCTCGCACCGTCTCAAGACGAATACGCAATCAGCAACCGCATTTCGTGGCTTTGGCGGACCTCAAGGGGTTGTCGGAATTGAGCGCGTCATGGATCATATAGCGCAGCATCTGCAACGCGACCCGCATGAGGTCCGGCGCGCTAATTACTACGCTGATAGCGCCCAAGAACCCTCATCTGGCACTTTGCAAGACACGCAGAGTGCAACAAATGCTGCTTCTCGCGATGCGCCGACTGCCAAGGCGGCCACCGTTCAGACCACCCCCTATCACCAGCCCGTCACCGACTGCGTTATCAACGCGCTGACTGATCGTCTGGCGTCTTCTTCTGACTACGTCGCGCGCCGAGCGGCCATTGCGGCATGGAACGCAGAGCACCCCGTGCTGAAACGCGGAATTGCATTGAGCCCGGTAAAATTCGGCATTTCCTTTACGCTCACCCATCTTAATCAGGCAGGCGCATTGGTGCATGTTTACCAAGATGGCTCGATCCACCTGAACCACGGCGGAACGGAGATGGGTCAGGGTCTGTTTCAGAAAATCGCGCAGGTTGCTGCCGCACGGTTTGGCGTCTCAACCGATCTCGTGAAAATCACGGCAACAGACACAGGCAAAGTGCCCAACACATCTGCAACCGCCGCGTCCTCAGGCACCGACCTGAATGGCATGGCCGTTCAAGCAGCATGTGACACCATACGCACACGTATGTCCGAGCATCTCGCTGAACTGCATCAAACCACACCGGAGGCCGTGCATTTTGAAGACGGCATGGTGTCGATAGACGAAACCAAGATCACCTTCGCTCAGGCCGCGGCCTCGGCTTATGTAAACCGGGTCAGTTTATCGGCCACTGGTTTTTACAAAACCCCAGATATCGAATGGGACCGGATCAAAGGGCGTGGCCGGCCTTTCTTTTACTTTTCCTATGGTGCGGCGGTGACCGAAACTGTGATCGACACCCTCACGGGCGAGAACCGCATTTTACGGGCTGACATTCTGCATGACGCTGGCGCTTCGCTGAACCCAGCGCTTGATATTGGCCAAATTGAAGGTGGCTATGTTCAGGGCGCTGGTTGGCTGACCACAGAAGAACTGGTTTGGGACGCAAAGGGCGTGCTGAAAACCCATGCGCCTGCGACCTATAAAATCCCGTCCTGCTCTGATCGCCCGGATGTGTTTAACGTGGCGCTTTGGGATCAACCAAACCCTGCGCAGACGATTTACCGTTCCAAAGCCGTGGGAGAGCCACCTCTTATGCTTGGCATTTCTGCTTATCTGGCGCTGGCCGATGCGGTGGCCGCCTGTGGTCCGAATTTCGGCGACCTGCAAACACCCGCGACTGCCGAAGCGGTGCTGAACGCGGTCGAGCGGGCACGCGGATGA
- the xdhC gene encoding xanthine dehydrogenase accessory protein XdhC, which yields MSHICIEITATRGSAPRDAGTAMIVRADRIVGTIGGGALEYRAITTARKMLNDNQSEAHETIPLGPDLGQCCGGAVSLRYSRDGAGPNGDPSLAIDLSILPETPLGPLWIWGAGHVGRAMVNQIAPLDAFAITWVDATPDRFPANVPAHIDIVPTLDMPRLAAHAPTEAHHLILTYSHDIDLKLCAALLERGFASCGLIGSATKWARFSSRLKALGLEPAQITCPIGDPSLGKHPAQIAHGTALTLLKDTRQRGDTGQNPGTKCHD from the coding sequence ATGAGCCACATCTGTATAGAAATCACAGCAACACGCGGATCGGCCCCCCGTGACGCTGGCACCGCGATGATTGTGCGCGCCGATCGGATTGTCGGAACAATTGGTGGCGGGGCGCTGGAATACCGCGCCATCACGACAGCGCGAAAAATGCTGAACGACAATCAATCAGAAGCGCACGAGACAATCCCTCTGGGCCCCGACTTGGGACAATGCTGCGGCGGGGCCGTCAGCTTGCGCTATTCACGCGATGGTGCCGGACCAAATGGCGATCCGAGCCTCGCTATTGATCTGTCGATCCTGCCGGAAACACCCCTAGGGCCCTTGTGGATTTGGGGTGCAGGTCATGTGGGCCGCGCGATGGTAAACCAAATTGCGCCGTTGGATGCTTTTGCAATCACGTGGGTCGACGCGACCCCAGATCGGTTTCCCGCCAACGTGCCGGCGCACATAGACATCGTTCCTACCCTCGACATGCCGCGCCTAGCCGCACACGCCCCGACCGAGGCGCATCATCTGATCCTTACCTATTCGCATGATATTGACCTAAAACTATGTGCTGCTTTGCTGGAACGTGGTTTTGCTTCTTGCGGGCTGATTGGGTCAGCAACGAAGTGGGCGCGCTTTTCCAGTCGGCTCAAAGCGCTTGGACTGGAACCTGCACAGATCACCTGCCCTATCGGCGATCCATCCTTGGGCAAACACCCAGCGCAGATCGCGCATGGCACTGCTCTCACTCTCTTGAAAGACACGCGCCAACGTGGCGATACTGGACAAAATCCGGGGACCAAATGCCATGACTGA
- a CDS encoding ABC transporter ATP-binding protein → MTDSTLLDLTGLTKAYPGVVANDEVSLRIAPGEVHALLGENGAGKSTLVKMIYGLVKPDAGQMLMHGDVYAPSEPRAARSAGVGMVFQHFSLFDALSVAENIALGMENAPKLRALSARIREVSETYGLPLSPDRVVGDLSAGERQRVEIIRCLLQDPKLLIMDEPTSVLTPQEVEILFKTLRKLSAEGTAILYISHKLEEIRSLCDSATILRLGKVVGHCTPRETTARDMAEMMVGTVLQTPTRAGKTPGDVVLALKALSAKSPSAFGMPLREINVELRAGEVLGIGGVAGNGQDELLSALSGEVLSARGMIHFRDQDIGVLGPTVRRALGILTAPEERLGHAAAPDMSLTENAMLTGAVREGLETAGFLNWPAATKFAEKIIKEFDVRTPSPRSAARSLSGGNLQKFVIGREVLQRPEVLVVNQPTWGVDASAAASIRQALLDLAENGTAIIVISQDLDELMEISDRFAALNEGRLSEPRPAMGLTVDEIGLMMGGAHGMEVAHV, encoded by the coding sequence ATGACTGACAGCACACTTCTTGATCTGACCGGCCTGACCAAAGCCTATCCGGGCGTCGTTGCGAATGACGAAGTGTCCTTACGGATTGCACCCGGCGAAGTGCATGCACTCTTGGGTGAAAACGGTGCGGGAAAATCGACTTTGGTCAAGATGATCTATGGTCTGGTCAAGCCTGATGCGGGTCAAATGTTGATGCACGGGGATGTTTACGCCCCATCTGAACCTCGCGCGGCGCGCTCTGCCGGGGTCGGCATGGTGTTCCAACATTTTTCACTTTTTGACGCACTGAGCGTGGCCGAGAACATTGCCCTTGGCATGGAGAACGCCCCAAAACTGAGGGCTCTGTCGGCCCGAATTCGTGAAGTATCAGAGACCTATGGGCTGCCCCTATCGCCTGATCGGGTTGTCGGTGATCTATCTGCCGGCGAACGCCAAAGGGTCGAAATTATTCGCTGCCTTCTGCAAGATCCGAAGCTGTTGATCATGGATGAGCCAACAAGTGTCCTGACACCGCAAGAGGTTGAAATCCTATTCAAAACCTTGCGAAAGCTGAGCGCCGAGGGCACAGCCATTTTGTACATCTCACACAAGCTCGAAGAAATCCGCAGCCTATGTGACAGCGCCACGATCTTGCGATTAGGTAAAGTCGTGGGCCATTGCACCCCTCGTGAAACCACGGCCCGGGACATGGCCGAGATGATGGTGGGCACGGTCCTTCAGACCCCTACCCGGGCAGGCAAAACGCCTGGTGACGTGGTGCTCGCGCTCAAAGCGCTATCTGCCAAATCGCCAAGCGCTTTTGGTATGCCCCTTCGAGAGATCAATGTTGAGTTGCGCGCAGGCGAAGTGCTGGGCATCGGCGGAGTTGCTGGCAACGGACAAGACGAATTGCTGAGCGCGTTGTCAGGCGAGGTGCTCAGCGCCCGTGGGATGATCCATTTTCGTGACCAAGATATCGGTGTCCTGGGCCCTACTGTTCGGCGCGCACTCGGCATACTCACCGCACCCGAAGAGCGTCTCGGCCATGCCGCCGCACCGGATATGTCGCTGACAGAAAACGCGATGTTGACGGGCGCTGTGCGCGAAGGCTTGGAAACAGCTGGATTTTTGAATTGGCCTGCCGCCACAAAGTTCGCTGAAAAAATCATTAAGGAATTTGACGTACGCACGCCGAGCCCACGATCTGCCGCGCGATCTTTGTCTGGGGGTAACCTGCAGAAGTTCGTGATTGGGCGCGAAGTATTACAGCGGCCAGAAGTGCTCGTTGTCAATCAACCCACTTGGGGGGTCGATGCATCTGCCGCCGCCTCAATTAGGCAAGCGCTGCTTGATTTGGCTGAGAATGGCACGGCGATCATCGTGATTAGTCAAGATCTGGACGAGCTGATGGAGATTTCGGATCGGTTTGCAGCGCTCAACGAAGGGCGGCTGTCTGAACCTCGGCCCGCCATGGGGCTGACCGTCGACGAGATCGGCCTTATGATGGGCGGCGCGCACGGCATGGAGGTGGCTCATGTTTGA
- a CDS encoding ABC transporter permease, translated as MIRLEKRPEPSRAFSLATPLLAVIATMFFGGLLFLALGKDPIASILTIFWEPLFGDFAFYYRPQLLIKGAPLVLIAIGLSLGFKAGIWNIGAEGQYIMGALFGAGMGLAFYPGEGWYIFPLMVLAGAFGGWLWAMIPAILKVKFGTNEILVSLMLVYVAEQFLASMSLGLMKNPEGFGFPGSRNLQQYAPAHNAELIAGSGMHWGVVAALIAVIFAYVLLARHRLGFAIRVTGEAPRAAKFSGVNPARLILFCLGMSGLLAGLAGMFEVSGPAGQVTIDFNVGYGFTAIIVAFLGRLHPVGILLAGGLMALTYIGGDIAQSKLGLPAAAIQVFQGMLLFFLLALDLFTNYRLRFGRTEASI; from the coding sequence ATGATCCGATTAGAAAAACGCCCAGAGCCAAGCCGCGCGTTTTCATTGGCGACACCGCTACTTGCTGTAATCGCAACGATGTTCTTTGGCGGACTGCTGTTTTTGGCTTTGGGCAAGGACCCGATCGCTTCGATCTTAACGATCTTCTGGGAGCCGCTGTTTGGGGATTTTGCCTTTTACTATCGGCCACAATTGCTGATCAAGGGTGCGCCGCTGGTATTAATCGCCATTGGTCTAAGTTTGGGTTTTAAAGCCGGGATTTGGAACATCGGAGCCGAAGGGCAATACATCATGGGCGCGCTGTTTGGCGCAGGTATGGGGCTTGCGTTTTATCCCGGTGAAGGCTGGTATATCTTTCCGCTGATGGTTCTCGCGGGTGCCTTTGGCGGATGGCTATGGGCGATGATCCCGGCAATTCTTAAGGTGAAATTTGGAACCAACGAGATTTTGGTCTCGCTCATGTTGGTCTATGTCGCAGAGCAGTTCCTCGCCTCAATGTCCTTGGGCTTGATGAAAAATCCCGAAGGCTTTGGATTTCCGGGCAGTCGAAATCTCCAGCAATACGCACCTGCGCATAACGCCGAATTAATTGCAGGGTCCGGTATGCACTGGGGTGTGGTTGCGGCCTTGATTGCGGTGATTTTCGCCTATGTTTTGCTGGCACGGCACCGGTTGGGTTTTGCCATTAGGGTGACCGGAGAAGCGCCCCGTGCCGCGAAGTTCTCAGGTGTTAATCCTGCGCGATTGATTTTGTTCTGCCTCGGAATGTCGGGATTGCTAGCCGGGCTGGCAGGCATGTTCGAAGTGTCGGGGCCTGCGGGTCAGGTGACGATTGATTTCAACGTAGGCTATGGCTTTACGGCGATCATCGTCGCGTTTTTGGGCAGGTTGCACCCGGTTGGAATTTTGTTGGCAGGCGGTCTGATGGCGCTGACATACATCGGCGGTGACATCGCGCAATCCAAACTCGGGTTGCCTGCAGCGGCCATTCAAGTGTTTCAGGGCATGCTGCTTTTCTTCCTGCTGGCGCTTGATCTCTTCACCAATTACCGGCTGCGGTTTGGCCGGACGGAGGCATCCATATGA
- a CDS encoding ABC transporter permease, which translates to MDLSAINPVLFVAGFLVAATPLIFAAVGELVVERTGVLNLGVEGMMIMGAICGFATAVETGSPLLGFVAAAVGGATISLLFVFLTQVMLANQVASGLALTLFGLGFSALMGQSYVGVKPPRLGDVDFGPLSDIPVIGPILLTHDIILYLGLALVAAVWATLKFTRIGLVLRAVGENHDAAHALGYKVVRIRTAAIMFGGACAGLGGAYISLIRVPQWTEGMTAGVGWIALALVVFASWKPWRVLAGAYLFGGITQLQLNLQGAGVAIPVEYLAMSPYVITIVVLVILSADKSAAPGSLGRTFHASS; encoded by the coding sequence ATGGACCTGTCAGCGATCAATCCAGTTCTTTTTGTTGCAGGTTTTCTGGTGGCCGCGACGCCCCTGATATTTGCTGCCGTAGGCGAGCTTGTCGTGGAACGCACGGGCGTTCTGAACCTTGGCGTCGAAGGTATGATGATCATGGGCGCGATCTGCGGCTTTGCAACCGCGGTTGAGACGGGCTCACCGCTGTTGGGGTTTGTCGCAGCAGCCGTTGGTGGGGCTACGATCAGCCTTCTGTTTGTGTTTCTCACGCAAGTGATGCTGGCCAATCAGGTCGCCTCTGGGCTGGCGCTAACGCTCTTTGGTCTCGGGTTTTCTGCCCTGATGGGTCAAAGCTATGTTGGGGTAAAACCGCCGCGTCTGGGGGATGTCGACTTCGGGCCCCTGAGTGATATTCCTGTGATTGGGCCGATCCTGTTGACCCATGACATCATCCTCTATCTGGGTCTGGCGCTGGTCGCCGCGGTCTGGGCCACATTGAAGTTCACGCGCATTGGCCTCGTTTTACGCGCGGTCGGCGAAAACCACGACGCAGCGCATGCGCTTGGCTACAAGGTCGTGCGTATCCGTACCGCTGCGATCATGTTTGGCGGAGCCTGCGCGGGCTTGGGCGGGGCTTACATCAGTTTGATCCGTGTTCCGCAATGGACCGAAGGCATGACCGCCGGCGTTGGTTGGATCGCGCTCGCGCTGGTTGTATTCGCATCATGGAAGCCTTGGCGCGTGCTGGCGGGTGCCTATCTTTTTGGCGGAATTACTCAATTGCAGCTTAATCTACAGGGCGCCGGCGTTGCCATTCCTGTCGAATATCTGGCAATGTCACCGTATGTGATCACCATCGTTGTGCTGGTGATCTTGTCTGCAGACAAAAGTGCCGCGCCCGGTTCGCTGGGGCGGACATTCCATGCCTCATCTTGA